One Streptomyces sp. P9-A2 DNA window includes the following coding sequences:
- a CDS encoding GroES family chaperonin — translation MSAKKNEHDPRHDKLPIRMLHDRVLVRQDASEGERRSGGGILIPATAAVGRRLAWAEVVAVGQNVRTVETGDRVLYDPEDRAEVEVRGTAYVLMRERDLHAVAADRFEGSEDSTGLYL, via the coding sequence GTGAGCGCGAAGAAGAACGAGCACGATCCCCGGCACGACAAGCTGCCTATCCGGATGCTGCACGACCGTGTGCTGGTGCGGCAGGACGCGAGTGAGGGCGAGCGGCGGTCCGGGGGCGGCATCCTGATTCCCGCGACGGCGGCGGTCGGCCGTCGGCTGGCCTGGGCCGAGGTCGTCGCGGTGGGGCAGAACGTCCGGACGGTGGAGACGGGTGACCGGGTGCTGTACGACCCGGAGGACCGTGCGGAGGTCGAGGTGCGGGGTACCGCGTACGTGCTGATGCGGGAGCGTGATCTGCACGCCGTGGCCGCGGACCGGTTCGAGGGGTCGGAGGACTCGACGGGCCTGTACCTGTAG
- a CDS encoding DUF3618 domain-containing protein — protein sequence MADTADTRTPAEIEADIKRRRAVLAETLDEIGVRVHPKTIVGDAKARAASHVDHTLGRAYVGVNRAVSDVKAQFVDLNGAPRLERVVPVAVVVVVGVVGLLALGSRRRRR from the coding sequence GTGGCGGACACGGCGGACACCAGAACCCCGGCGGAGATCGAGGCGGACATCAAGCGCCGTCGCGCGGTGCTGGCCGAGACCCTGGACGAGATCGGCGTGCGGGTGCATCCGAAGACGATCGTGGGGGACGCGAAGGCCAGGGCCGCCTCCCATGTCGATCACACGCTCGGCAGGGCGTACGTCGGTGTCAATCGTGCGGTGAGTGATGTCAAGGCGCAGTTCGTGGATCTGAACGGTGCGCCGCGGCTGGAGCGGGTCGTGCCGGTCGCGGTGGTGGTAGTGGTGGGTGTGGTGGGGCTGCTGGCTCTGGGGTCGCGCCGGCGCAGGCGTTGA